GGAGCTGCGGATCGCCTGCGGTGTCTCCCGCGACGGCTCCCGCGCCAGCAACATCCTCAAGGCGGCCCGCAGTTACGGCCTCGAGGCCAAGGGCATGCAGATGGAGCCGGCCGCGCTCGCCGGGGTCCGGGCCCCGGCCGTCCTGTTCTGGGAGTTCAACCACTACGTCGTCTACGACGGCATGGGGCGCCGGCTCGGCCGCCGCGGCGTGCACATCAACGACCCGGACAAGGGACGCCGGTTCGTATCCACGGAGGACTTCGACACCAGTTTCACCGGCGTGGTGCTGGTCCTCGAGCCCGGTGACGGATTCCGCCGCGGCGGCCGCAAGCCCGGCGTGCTGCGCTCCGTGCCCGCCCGGCTGCGCGGCACCACCGGCACCATGGCCGCCGCGCTGCTCGCCAGCCTGCTGCTCGTCGCGGTCGGCGCGGCGCTGCCCGCGCTGAGCCGGACGTACATCGACAGGTACCTGGTAGGCCGTCAGACCTCGCTGCTGGGGGTCCTCTTCGCCTCGATGGCGGCGATGGTCGCGCTGACCGCCGTGCTGACCGGTCTCCAGCAGGCCAATCTGCTGCGCGGCCGCGTCATCTCGTCCACGCTGAGCAGCGCCCGGTTCCTCCGGCATCTGCTCAGACTGCCCGTGACGTTCTTCGGCCAGCGCAGTCCCGCCGACCTCGTCCAGCGTCTGCAGTCGAACGACGCGGTCGCCGAGACACTGGCCCGCGACCTGACCGCGTTCGGCGTCGACGGCATCGTCGTCGTCCTGTACGCGCTGCTGCTGTGGACCTACGATCCCCAGCTGACCGTCGTCGGCGTGCTCATCGCCCTGCTGAACGTGGTCGCGATGCGGGTCGTGGTGCGCCTGCGGGCGACGCGTCCCCAGAAGCTGCGCGCCGACAGCGCCCGGCTGACGAACACCTCGTACACCGGCATCCAGCTCATCGAGACGATGAAGGCGACCGGTGGCGAGAGCGGCTACTTCCGCCGCTGGGCCGGGCAGCACGCCATCACGCTGGAGGAACAGCAGCGGCTCGGTGTGCCGAGCGCCGTGCTCGCCGTCGTGGCACCGACCCTGGCCACGCTCAACAGCGCGCTGATCCTGTGGATCGGCGGTCTGCGGGCGGTCGAGGGCCATATCTCGATCGGTCTGCTCGTGGCCTTCCAGGCGCTCGTGACCCGGTTCACCGCGCCGATCACCCGGCTCAACGGCATGGCCTCCCGCATCCAGGACTTCGCCGCCGACGTGGCCCGGCTGAAGGACGTGGAGAACTTCCCGGCCGACGGGCTCTACACGCGGCCCGAGCCCCTCGCGGACACCCGCAGGCTGCGCGGCCACGTCACCGTGGAGAACGTCACCTTCGGCTACAGCCCGCTGGACAAGCCTCTGCTCACCGGCTTCTCGCTGTCGGTGGGCCCGGGCAGCCAGGTCGCGCTCGTCGGCGGCTCCGGCAGCGGCAAGTCCACCGTGTCCCGGCTGATCGCGGGCCTCTACGGCCCGTGGGAGGGCGTCATCCGCATCGACGGGCGGCGGCTGGACGAGATCCCGCGCGGCGCGCTCGCCGCCTCCGTCTCCTTCGTCGACCAGGACGTGTTCCTGTTCGAGGGCACGGTCCGCGACAACGTGGCCCTGTGGGACCCGTCGATCACCGACGAGGCCGTCGTCGACGCGCTGAAGGACGCGGAGCTGTACGACGTGGTCGCCCGGCGGCCCGGCGGCGTCCACGGCCGGGTCGAGCAGGACGGCCGCAACTTCTCCGGCGGGCAGCGGCAGCGGCTGGAGATCGCCCGGGCGCTGGTGCGCCGGCCCAGTGTGCTGGTGCTGGACGAGGTGACCAGCGCGCTGGACGCGGAGACCGAGCAGCTGATCATCGACAATCTGCGCCGCCGCGGCTGTGCGTGCGTGGTGATCGCCCACCGGCTGAGCACCGTGCGCGACAGCGACGAGATCGTGGTGCTCGACCACGGCACGGTCGTGGAGCGCGGACGGCACGAGGAACTGGTCGCGCGCGGGGGCGCGTACGCCGAACTGGTCAAGGAGCACTGAGGTGATCCCCGTACAGCCCGGTCACCACGCCGGGTCCGAGCACTCCGACGACGCGGTGCTCGCCGCGTTCGGCGGGCTCGGGCAGCATGTCGACTGCGCCGGGCTGCGCAGTGTGCCGCTGGAGGGCCCGCAGGTGCTGTGGCTGCTGGTCGACGGCGCGCTCGACCTGTTCGCGGTCGACGAAGCCCGGCAGGGGCACTGGCACTTCCTCGGACGGCTGGAGAAGGGCACGCTGCTGCTCGGCCCGGTGGAGGGTCCCCAGCACACGCTGGTCGGCAGGCCGTTGCAGGGGTGCGTGCTGCGCCGCATCCCGCTGCTGGAGCTCCACCGGCAGCAGCAGTCCGGTTACGGCGACGCCTGGTCGTACCAGAGCCCCTACCAGAGCGAGTACGACAGCCGGGACGGCACCCTGAGTCTGCTGGAGCACGCCTTCGCGCTCGGCGTGGGACGCGGCCAGCGGGTGCTGTTCGAGGCGCCTTTGGACGGACGGACGACGGACGACGCAGCGGTGGCGGACGACGACGTCCTGTGGCTGCCGGTCTTCCCCGGCTGCGTGCAGTACGGCGCCGCGTTCAGCGCCGAGACCGCCGCCGACCTGCTCGTCGACGGCGCGCTCTGGCAGCAGATGGTCAACCAGCAGTACCGGCTGCTGTCGGGACTCGACCGCTGGATCGAGCGGACGGAGCAGGCCCACGAGGACCGGGCGGCCGCCGGGATCAGGGCCGGAGAGGCGGTGCGCGCGGGTGCCGACCAGGCGCTGCTGGCGTCCATCGGCCACTCCCGCAGGGCCTCTTCGGCCCGCTCCCGGGGTGCCGTCTCCGACGACGCGGCGTACGCGGTGTGCCGGCTCGTCGCCTCGGCGGCCGGTATCGCGCTCGGCGAACTCGCGCAGGGCGGGCCGGTCGACGAACGGACCGGGCCGGTGGAGCGCATCGCCCGCGCCTCCCGGGTGCGCACCCGTGCCGTACGGCTCGACGGCCGCTGGTGGCGGGAGGACTGCGGTCCGCTGGTGGGTCAACGGGCCAGGTCCGGGGCTCCGGTGGCACTGCTGTGGCGGCGCGGCGGCTACCGGGCGGTGAACCCGGCCACGGGCAGCCGCATCCGCGTCGACGAGGAGAACGCCGAGGAGTTCGAGCAGCGGGCCGTGATGTTCTACCGGCCGCTGCCCGAGCGGCCGTTGGGCCTGTGGCGGCTGATGCGCTTCAGCCTCCGCGGCTCGCGCACGGACGTGCGGAACCTGGCCGTCGCGGGACTGGTCGCGGTCGTCCTGGGCGCACTCGTGCCGATCGCCACCGGCAAGGTGCTCGGGGTGTACGTACCGAACGCCCGGACGGACCTGATCGTCCAGGTGTCGGTGGCGGTGATGGTCGCGGGTGCCGTCTCGGCCGTGTTCATGCTGATGCAGAACCTCACCGTGCTCCGTATGGAGGGCCGGATCGAGAGCACGCTGCAGCCCGCGGTGTGGGACCGGCTGCTGCGTCTGCCGACGAGGTTCTTCGCGGAGCGCTCCACCGGCGAGCTGGCGAGCGCGGCGATGGGCGTCAGCGCCATCCGGCGGCTGCTGTCGGGCGTGGGGCCGGTCCTCGTCCAGGCGAGCACGGTCGGCGCGATGAACATGGTGCTGCTGCTGGTGTACAGCGTTCCGCTGGCGCTCGCGGCGATCGGCATCCTGATGGTGATCGCGGCGGTGTTCCTCGGCATGGGGCTGTGGCAGCTGCGCTGGCAGCGCCGGCTGGTGGAGCTGAACAACAAGCTGAACAACCAGGCGTTCCAGACCCTGCGGGGACTGCCCAAGCTGCGGGTGGCGGCGGCGGAGAGCTTCGCGTACGCGGCATGGGCGAAGCAGTTCGCGCGCAGCCGGGAGCTGCACCGGAGCGCGGGCCGGATCCGCAATCTGACGACGGTCCTCGACGCGGTCTATCTGCCGCTGAGCGCGCTGATCATGTTCATGCTGCTGGCCGGTCCGGCGAGCGGAAGTCTGACGGCGGGCGAGTTCCTGACGTTCCACACGGCCGTGACGATGATGCTGACGTCCGTGACCCAGCTGACCGGTGCGCTGGTCTCGGCCGCCGCCGTGCTACCCATGCTCGAACAGGTCAAGCCGGTCCTCGACGAGCCCCCGGAGGTACGGGGGACCAGCACCCGGCCGGGCGAGCTGTCAGGGGCGATCGAGGCCCGCAAGCTGTCCTTCCGCTACACCGATGACGGACCGCTCGTCCTCGACGCCGTGTCCCTGAACGTCCGGCCCGGGGAGTTCGTCGCGGTCGTCGGGCCCAGCGGCTGCGGCAAGTCGACGCTGCTGCGGATGCTCATCGGCTTCGACCGTCCCGCCTCCGGCAGCGTGCTGTACGACGGCCAGGACCTCGCGGCCCTGGACCAGGCTGCCGTACGCCGCCAGTGCGGTGTCGTCCTGCAGAACTCCCAGCCGTTCACCGGATCGATCCTGGACTGCATCCGGGGCGCGGAACCGTTCACGGAGGACGAGGCATGGGCGGCCGCCGAGATGGCGGGCCTCGCGGAGGACATCCGCCGGATGCCCATGGGCATGCAGACCGTGGTCTCCGGGGGCGGCGCCGTATCCGGGGGGCAGCGGCAGCGGCTGATGATCGCCCAGGCGCTGGTCCGCCGCCCGCGCGTACTGTTCTTCGACGAGGCGACGAGCGCCCTCGACAACGCGACCCAGCGGATCGTCACCGAGAGCACGCGCGCGCTGCACGCCACCCGGGTCGTCATCGCCCACCGGCTGTCGACGGTGATGGACGCCGACCGTGTGATCGTCATGTCCGAGGGCCGGGTGGTGCAGCAGGGTCCGCCGGCCCGGCTACTGGCGGACGTGGACGGCCGGCTGCACGAGCTGGTGCGGCGGCAGATGTTGTGACGGTGCGGCGGCGACCGGGTCGGACGGCGACGACGGTGCCCCCGGCCGGCGGGCACCGTGGACGCCTCGCGGCACTCGGAGCCGCCCCGGCCGAAGGCCGGGTCACCGGGACCGGAGCATGCCGCCGCAGAAGCCCGTGGCCGATGCGCGCCCCGGCCGGGTGCCCGATTGGGAGCCCGTCCGGGACGGCGTGCTCGACCGTACCCCTCCTGATCCCTCGTGTGCACGCGGAGTTGGGCCGGACCGCTCGGGCTCACTATGATCCGCCGATGATCATACGAAAGCGACTGGCGGCCGTCCTCTGCGGCGCGCTTCTGGTCACCGTCACCGGTGGGCTCCTCCCCTCCGCGGCCTTCGCCGACTCCGGCGGCACGGCCGAACGGGCGACCGGGAAGGAACCGCCCAAGGTCGAACTCGTCCTTGACGTCAGCGGTTCGATGCGGGCCCGCGACATCGACGGGCAGTCGCGGATGTCCGCGGCCAAGCAGGCGTTCAACGAGGTGCTGGAGGCGGTCCCGGAGGACGTAAGGCTCGGTATCCGCACCCTCGGCGCCGACTACCCCGGCAAGGACCGCAAGGAGGGCTGCAAGGACACCAAGCAGCTCTACCCGGTGGGCGAACTCGACCGGACCGAGGCGAAGACGGCGGTGGCGACGCTCGTCCCGACCGGCTGGACCCCGATCGGCCCCGCGCTGCTCGGCGCGGCCGACGACCTGGAGGGCGGGAACGCCACCCGGCGGATCGTGCTCATCACGGACGGCGAGGACACCTGCGCCCCGCTCGACCCGTGCGAGGTGGCGCGCGAGATCGCGGCCAAGGGCGTCGACATCACCATCGACACCCTCGGCCTCGTACCCAACGCCAGGATGCGCGCCCAGCTGATGTGCATCGCCGAGGCAACCGGCGGCACGTACACCTCCGTGCAGCACAAGGAGGAACTGTCCGACCGGGTGAGCCAGTTGGTCGACCGCGCCGCCGAGCCGGTCGTCACTCCGGTGGCCACCCAGGGCGGCGTACGCTGTGCCGACGCGCCGCGGCTGAAGGCCGGTCTCTACGCCGACCGCGAGACCTTCGGACAGCACCGCTGGTACCGCGTGGACCTGCTGCCCGGACAGGAGCTGCGCGCCTCGGTCAGCATCGCGGCCGACCGACCGGTCAACCGTGACCACGGTGTGCTGCTGCGCGCTTCGACCCTGGCCGGCCGAGAGATCGTTCGCGGCGAGTCGGCGGGCGACGGGCGGACCGACGTCGTCTCCACGGGCCTGCGCTACCCCAGGCCCGAGACCGACGACAGCGCCACGGACACCGGCACCGCAGACGACACCGATGGCGCGGGGACCGGCGACGGTGGTCCCGCCGCCGAGACCGTCTGCCTGCGGGTGAGCAACTCCTTCTCCGCCCCTGCCTCCGTCAAGACGGCCCCCGGCCTGCCCCTGGAGCTGACGATCGACATCACGGGCGGCCCCCGTGACGCCGGCGACGCGGCGTTCTTCGGCCTCGGCCACGGCTGGTGGCTGCTCGGCCTGCTGACCCTCGCCGGCTTCGCCGCGGGTGTGCTGTGGGGCTGGATCTCTCGCTGGCGCATCGCCGTCTGGAGGAGCAACTGATGCGTACCGTACGCATGTTCACGGCCGCTCTGCTGTCCGCCGCCGCACTGTTCACACTGCCGTTCCCGGGCGTCGCCGCAGCCGACTCGCCGTCGTCTGGCGTAAGCACGGATGACGAAGCCGCCGCGCCGACCGAGGCAGGCACGTCCTTCCGTACCGCCACCGTCGTACGCCCAGGACAGCGGGCCACGGCGCAGGGGTCGACCGGCGACTACCTGTACTGGCAGTTCCCGGCCGATGCCGGGCAGCGGGCCACCGTAAGGGCCAGGGTCGACCTGCCCCGCTCCGAAGCACGCCACGGCACCCACGTTTGGCGGCTCGACGTGTACGACGGGCTGAGGCGCCGCCAGGCGTGCCGCTACGGCAGCGACGCCCGGCCGGCCCCCGCCGAGGCCCGGTCGGTCGAGCTGAGTTGCGCGCTGCGCACGGTACGAGCCTGGTCCGAGCCATGGGCCGACGACCCGCTGCCCGGGACGTACTACGTACGCCTGACCGTCGTCGGAGCACCCGCCGAGGACTTGGGCGAGCCGGTCGACGCGTCCCTGGAGATCACGGCGGAGGACTCCGGCGGCGCCACGGCCGTCGACGGGCGGCTCGCCGCCCCGCTGGTCCCCGCTTCCGGCCGTGAGGTCGCACCGGACGGCGGCTGGTCGTCGGGCCGGTGGTCGTCCCGCATCCTCTGGACTGCCGGCGGCGCGGTCCTCGCCGCACTGGCCGGCATCTGCGGCTACCGCCTCACCCGCGGCAACGGCCGCCCCGCGCACCTACCGCCGGGAGCCTGACGGCGCGGGGAGCGTCGCCCGGCCGGGGTCTGCCGGCCCGGGCGCGGCGGCGCTCCCCGTCGCCGGGCAGTCCCTCGGCCCGTGCGCGCGACCGTCCCAGGTGTGGGAGCGGTGCCCGTCGTACGACTGCGCCGGCGCGCCGGGCAGTGTCCGCAGTCACGGCAAGAAGGCGCACGGCGCGCAAGGGTGAGGGTGAGAGGGGCACCGGCGTGAACGAGCAACCACCGAGTCGGCGACGGAGCCTGGAAACGGCCGTCCGGACCTACCGCGGCTGTGGGACACGCGACGCGCCCTGACCCCGCCCAGGGGCGACTGGACCGTCACACCCGCGTCGCCGTCCCCGCGTTGGCGATCAGCATGTCGAGAAGCGCGAGCAGCGCCGAGCGCACGTCCGTGCGGGTGCGGGCGTCGAGCATCAGGACGGGCGTGTCCGGGTCCCGGAGGTGCAGGGCCGACCTGATCTCCTCGGGAGTGTAGAGCTGTTCACCGTGGAAGCAGTTCGCGCCGACCACGAACGGGAGCCCGCGGCTCTCGAAGAAGTCGACCGCGGCGAAGCTGCGGTCGAGGCGCCGGGTGTCGACCAGCACGACCGCTCCGAGGGCGCCGTTGAGCAGGTCGTCCCACATGAACCAGAAGCGCTCCTGGCCTGGTGTCCCGAACAGGTAGAGGACGACGCCCGCGTCGGTGAGGGTGATGCGGCCGAAGTCCATCGCCACGGTGGTGACCGTCTTGGACTCGATCCCGTCCAGGTCGTCGACGCCGACGCCGGCGGCCGTCAGCCGCTCCTCCGTGCGCAGCGGCTCGATCTCGGAGATCGTCTCGACCAGAGTCGTCTTGCCGACGCCGAATCCTCCGGCCACGAGGATCTTGACGGGCGCGACTTCCTGGGCAGAGGTGTCATATGCGGGCAAGGTTGTCCCTGATTCTCCTGAGCAGGTGGACATTGCTGGTCTCGGCCTCCTCAAGGGGCGACCGGTGCCGTACCAGCCCGCGGTCCTCCAGTTCGCCGAGGAGGAGGATCACGGGCGTCAGACGCATGCGCATACGGGCTGCGATCTCCGCGACCGCCCGGCCGTTCGGAGGCATGCACAGGGACAGGACGGCCTGCCACTCGCTGGGCAGGCCGTCGTAGGCGTCCGGGGAGACCGCCGCCGTGACCGTGGTGTCCATGGTCAGCGAGGCCTGCGGAGCGGTCGTGCGCCCGTCGGTCAGGGCGTACAACCGCGTCCGGCGGCCGCCTCCTCGGCGCGGCGCGTCGGTCATTACGACGTCGGCGCCTGGGTGCGCTCGGGTGTGCTCAGCCACTCCCCGAGCGCCTGCGCGGTGCGTACGGCCTCGCCGCCCAGCTCGCCGAGCCGGGCCTTGCGGGACGTCACGACGATGAGGGTGCTGCCCTCACCGCATCCGACGATGCAGAGGTACCGGTCGTCCATCTCGACCAGCTGGCGGATGACCCGCCCGCCGTCGACCTCCCGGGAGATGGCCTTCATCGTGGACGCGATGCCGGAGGACGCCGCGGCCACACGCTCGCCCTGGGGGCGGTCCAGCAAGTAGGAGCTGAGCATGATCCCGTCGTTGGACAGCAGCACGGCGCCCTTGATGCCGGCGATCCTGCTCAGGTTGTTGTCCAGGACGCTGAAGATCATGTCGTTGGATGTCGTCGTCATCGCCGATCCTGTCGGAGCTCTTCTTCCACCATCTGGGTTCCCTGCTGGTAGTCGGCCCAGGCGTCGGCCACCTCCTCGGGGGTGTCCTGATCCCGCACGGCCGCCGCTTCCGTCGGTCGGCACGGCCCCAGGAGCTGTTCGGCCATGTGCGTCTGCGGGACCCGCTCGGGCAGCGCCGGGCGTCTGTCACGGGCCGGCTCGGCGGGGCGGGCGGGACGTGCAGACGCCTCCGGCGACTGCTGGTGCGAAGGCCGTTCGTGCGAGGCCCGGTCACGGGACGACCGGTCGAGCGGCGCCTGGTCACGCGGGGGCTCGTGGGACGGAGGCCGGTCGCGGGAGGGCTGGTCGCGGGACGTCTCCTCGTGCGGGCGCAGGTCCGACCACTGCTGCGCCCTGCGAACCGGCAGCCCGGCGCCCGTGTGCGGGCCCGTCTCCGGCTTGCCGCCGCCCGGGCCGCGCGGCGCGGGGACGGCGATCCCAAGGGGTGCGGCGTCCGTCCGCTCCGGTTCCACGGAGGCCGGTTCCATGTGCTCCGGCACCACGGGCGCCGACTCCACATGCTCCTGCTCCAGGGGGGCCGACTCCAGATGCTCCCGCACCACGGGCGCCGGCACCCTATGCGCGGTCTCCGGACCCCCCTGCGCCTCCCGGGCAGGCTCGACACGGCCGGTCTCGCCGTCGGCCCGGGCCGAACATGCCGACTGCTCCCACTCCTCACGAGCGGTCTCGACCAGGGAAGCCGCGACCGTGTGGGCCTCGCCCCGGGAGGGTCCGGTCCGCGCGGACTCGCTGTGCCTCGACGCCACCGGCGGCGCACCTCCCGTCTCGCCCTTCGTCGGTACGAGCAGCGCCTTGGGAAGGATCACCACGGCCGACGTCCCGCCGTACACCGACCTGCGCAGAACGACCGTGGCCCCGAGCCCGTCGGCGAGGTGGCCGACCACGAAGAGTCCCAGCCGATGGGCGTTCTCCGCCAGCACGGCGTACGGCGGTGCCGAGTGCAGGCGCCCGTTCATCTCCTCGTAGGTCGCGGGTGCCACCCGTGGTCCACGGTCCTCGATCTCCACCGAGATCCCGTCGGCGACGAGTTCGGCCCGGATGACGACCTTCGACCTCGGTGGGGAGAACCGCGTCGCGTTGTCCAGCAGCTCGGCCAGGAGATGGCTGACCTGGCTGATCACGGCTGCTTCGACACTGATCTCGTCCAGCGCCTGCCGCTCGATGCGGCGGAAGTCCTCGACCTCGGCCGCCGCTTCGCGCAGCAGGTCGGCGATGCGCATGGGTCCGGTGTGGGGGTCGGGGATCTCCCCGCCGGCCAGGATGAGCAGGTTCTCGATCTGCCGGCGCATTCCGACCGTCAGCTGGTCGGCGCGCATCAGCTCGGCGAGGAGCGCCTCGTCGTGCCCGAAGGTGTCCTGAAGTTCCTCCGTGAGGCTCAGCTGGCGGCTGACCAGGTTTCCGGTGCGGGAGGCGATGCCCGCGGCGAACTTCCCGAAGCCCAGGCGCTCGGCGGCGAGTTGCCGGTGGCCGCTCACGGAGACGGCGACCACCCGCGCGAACGAGTCGCTGATGCGACCCACTTCGTCCTGCTCTCCGCGGACCGCGGGCAGTGCGTCGGAGTCGACGGGCCGGCCGCTCTGCAACCGGTCCACGACGTCCGGCAGCGTGCTCTCGGCGACGGTCACCGTCCGGTCGTGCAGACGGCTCAGCCTGCGCAGCACCGACCGCGTCGTGAGGGCGACGACGGTCGCGACGGCCAGCAGTGCGGCCGCGCTGCCCGCGATCAGCCAGGCGACCTCGGTCTCGAGGTCCGTCGCCCGGGCGTCGGCGCGCGCCAGCAGGGCCCGGGACCGGTCGGCGTTCAGCGTGCTGAGCTGCGGCCCCCACTGTTCCTGCGCGGCCTTCCACCCCTTGACGTCACGGGGCAGCTTCACACCGTCGTCGGTGATCGACTGCTCGGCCAGGACGGCGCTCTCGATGCGGGTCTTGGTCTGCCACGCTCCCGAGCGGACCATCTGCGCGTAGAGGTCGTTCTGCGCGTCCGGCAGGTACGGCACGATCCACGCGTCGTACAGGTACCGCTGGGCACCGACGGCGTTCACGAAGTCGGCGAACCTGGAGGTGGTCAGCGTCCTCGACGGCCCTGCCTGCGCGAGGATCATGTCCTCCTGGGCCACCATCTCGGACGCCGCGAACATGGCGGTGACGACGCGGGTGTCCTCGCTGAGCCCGCCGTCCTCCGTGTGGGTCAGCTGGTCCTGGTAGAAGCGGATCATCTGGCCGATCACGCCGCTGTAGTAGACGAGTGTGCTGTCGGCGCTTCCGATGCCGCTGTCGGTGCGCTCGCGGTAGGACTTCAGGTCGTCCAGTTCCTGCGAGACCTCCAGCAGGCGGCGGTCCGCCACCTCGGACACCGCGCTGCCGGGCGCCCACGACCGGCGGAACCCAGTCGCGGCCTGGTCGGTGGCCGCGCGCCGCTCCCGCATGTCGTCCTCGGGCACCGTGGTGCCGGCCCAGCGCGCGGCGGTCAGCGTCCGCTCGGACTGCATCGCGACCATGAGCCGGTACAGGGGTACGCCCAGCCGTTCACCGGAGTCCACGTCGGCGCGCAGGTGTTCCGACTGCTCCAGCAACCGGTGCGCGGCCAGCGCCGATTGGACGCCCAGGGCCACGATGGGGACGACCGCGAGCCAGGTGAGCAGCGTACGCAGGCGCAGGGTGCGCCGCCGGCGCCTCGCCGACGGACCTCGTGATCCGATGGGTTGTATCGGTGACATCAGTCCTCGGGAACGGGGGACAGCGTGACGGACCGTCGACGGGTCGGGGTGCTGCCCCGGGACTGGGGAAACACCTTTCCGGCCCAGGTCGGGACCAGGATGAGGAGCCCGATCATAACCAGCCACACCCAGAAAAAAGAGAGGTTGCGTCAGAAATCAGTTCGATGTTAAAGGGCGGTCGCGAGGAGCCGAGGAGAGGGGTCGGGGGACGCGAGTCCGTGCCGGAGGGCACGCCGGGTGCCGCTCGTACACCGCCGGCTCCCATGGCGACCCGTTCGGCCGTGCCCAGTCCGCGGACGGCCCCACGCTCGTCGCGCACAACGCCGAAGTCGTCGCGGTCGAGCCCTCCGCCGACCGCCGACCACCGACCACCGACCAC
The genomic region above belongs to Streptomyces marianii and contains:
- a CDS encoding sensor histidine kinase yields the protein MSPIQPIGSRGPSARRRRRTLRLRTLLTWLAVVPIVALGVQSALAAHRLLEQSEHLRADVDSGERLGVPLYRLMVAMQSERTLTAARWAGTTVPEDDMRERRAATDQAATGFRRSWAPGSAVSEVADRRLLEVSQELDDLKSYRERTDSGIGSADSTLVYYSGVIGQMIRFYQDQLTHTEDGGLSEDTRVVTAMFAASEMVAQEDMILAQAGPSRTLTTSRFADFVNAVGAQRYLYDAWIVPYLPDAQNDLYAQMVRSGAWQTKTRIESAVLAEQSITDDGVKLPRDVKGWKAAQEQWGPQLSTLNADRSRALLARADARATDLETEVAWLIAGSAAALLAVATVVALTTRSVLRRLSRLHDRTVTVAESTLPDVVDRLQSGRPVDSDALPAVRGEQDEVGRISDSFARVVAVSVSGHRQLAAERLGFGKFAAGIASRTGNLVSRQLSLTEELQDTFGHDEALLAELMRADQLTVGMRRQIENLLILAGGEIPDPHTGPMRIADLLREAAAEVEDFRRIERQALDEISVEAAVISQVSHLLAELLDNATRFSPPRSKVVIRAELVADGISVEIEDRGPRVAPATYEEMNGRLHSAPPYAVLAENAHRLGLFVVGHLADGLGATVVLRRSVYGGTSAVVILPKALLVPTKGETGGAPPVASRHSESARTGPSRGEAHTVAASLVETAREEWEQSACSARADGETGRVEPAREAQGGPETAHRVPAPVVREHLESAPLEQEHVESAPVVPEHMEPASVEPERTDAAPLGIAVPAPRGPGGGKPETGPHTGAGLPVRRAQQWSDLRPHEETSRDQPSRDRPPSHEPPRDQAPLDRSSRDRASHERPSHQQSPEASARPARPAEPARDRRPALPERVPQTHMAEQLLGPCRPTEAAAVRDQDTPEEVADAWADYQQGTQMVEEELRQDRR